Genomic window (Chloroflexota bacterium):
TCTGACTCACATTGGAAGGGGTCTTATTACCCACTGATTACGGCTTAGACGGCTCTACTCTGACTTCTATGGAAAAGTGAGGGAATGTGAAGGTCTGCTTGAGAGAGGTACTCCTGAGGTTTGGCCTATCCCCTGCCCCTTTTCTGGTAGTTTGACATAAAACGGGGGAGGCCCGTGAAGTATGCCACCATTTAAGACAATATGTATTCAGCAAACCAGCCGCTCGATCTGCGTTCCTAGGAGCTTGGGTCACCACTATTCTGAAATCCAGTGAGCCACTGACTTGCAGGCCTGCCAATCGACCATCAAGTAAATAGGGTTGCCTCTTCTGGCCCAACGGCCTTCTAAATGAGCGTTTTCAAGGGTCTCTTACCCTCTACGAGCTCATGGCTGCCACCGGTTCTCTCCGTCTCAGGCCGGCTACAAACCTCACTGCCTTCATTACATTATGCACAGCGCAGACAAAGAGCCACTGGGCACTGGCAAATTGCTTCCCACGCATAGTGACTCCCCTAAAGCCAAGCCGATCCTTTATCTGCCCTATCACTTGCTCTGCTACCCATTTCCGTTTCCGATAGATGGCCCGTTTCTCAGGGTTCTTCAACCTGGCTCTCATCTCAGCTCTTATGAGCTGCTTCCTTTTGACCAGCAAGGTACGCCGTTCTTCCCCAGTCTTCAGACAATATGCCTTCAAGGGGCAGTCATTACAATCCGAACATACATAGCGTCGCAGCAGCGGCCGTCCCTTTGTCACCCGCTTGCTCTCTCGAACCAGAAGCCTCCCCCCAGGACATCTCCAGGAATCACTCCCTTTGATGTACTCAAACTTCTCCAGGGAGTACACCCTATTCCCTCCAAGTGCCTCATCCTTGTCCTCCCGCTCTGAAGCTATGAGCAATTCAATCCCTTGCCCTTCCTGCTGTATGTTCTCTACACTGAAATAGCCCCTGTCCGCCGTCATTGCGGTGATCTCTCTCTCGGCTTTGCCTAATTCTTGCCTTAGTTCTTGTACCTCCTGAACCATCCCGGGAAGGTGGCCCAGATCCAAAGCTTGGTTGCTCAAGTCAGCAGCTACTATCACCCCGTGCCCTTCGTCTATTCCCACCTGACCGTTATACGCGTAGTCAAATTCACCCCGCTTCATCAGCCTCATCCGGGCATCGCCATCGGCAAAGCTCCTCTGCTCCTTCTCCTCAATCCGAGGCATTTCCCTTTCCTCAAGCCCCTGCTCCTGTCTCTTCTCGCGCTCTAACTCCTCCCTCAACTGGCGTATCTTTTCCAGCCTCTCCTCGCGTCGCTGTAGCTCCTGGGGCAGGTTGTAACCATTGTTATCCTGGCCAAACACCTTGTCTTCCTCTTTA
Coding sequences:
- a CDS encoding transposase, producing MQQAEVIGKEEDKVFGQDNNGYNLPQELQRREERLEKIRQLREELEREKRQEQGLEEREMPRIEEKEQRSFADGDARMRLMKRGEFDYAYNGQVGIDEGHGVIVAADLSNQALDLGHLPGMVQEVQELRQELGKAEREITAMTADRGYFSVENIQQEGQGIELLIASEREDKDEALGGNRVYSLEKFEYIKGSDSWRCPGGRLLVRESKRVTKGRPLLRRYVCSDCNDCPLKAYCLKTGEERRTLLVKRKQLIRAEMRARLKNPEKRAIYRKRKWVAEQVIGQIKDRLGFRGVTMRGKQFASAQWLFVCAVHNVMKAVRFVAGLRRREPVAAMSS